A section of the Paenibacillus odorifer genome encodes:
- a CDS encoding peptide MFS transporter, which produces MAVTDRQKIVDSVPQKGFFGHPKGLFTLFFTEFWERFSYYGMRAILVYYMYYEVSQGGLGLPEDMALSIMSIYGSLVYMSGIIGGWLADRLLGTSRAVFYGGVLIMFGHILLAIPGNTTLFFASMVLIVLGTGLLKPNVSSIVGEIYSEQDNRRDAAFSIFYMGINLGGFLSPLIVGAVGMNNFHLGFSIAAVGMFIGLVVYIMTRTKNLGLAGTIVHNPIPADQKKKIFTWIGVGLVVLAILITIGILTGVLTFETLIKIVGVLGLLIPTMYFIMMYRSPKTTAVERSRILAYIPLFIASIMFWAIQEQTSTVLASFADKRTQLDFAGLHISPAWFQSLNPLFIITLAPIFAWLWLKLGNRQPSIPQKFSLGLLFAGLSFLVILVPAYFGGANSLVNPLWLVLSYFIIVIGELCLSPVGLSATTKLAPAAFTAQMMSMWFLSNAAAQAINAQIVKFYTPDTEMMYFGVIGGVALLLALVLFLFSSKIQNFMKGIH; this is translated from the coding sequence AAGGGACTTTTCACCCTTTTCTTCACAGAATTTTGGGAGCGTTTCTCTTATTATGGCATGCGAGCTATCCTTGTCTACTACATGTATTATGAAGTGAGCCAAGGCGGCCTCGGATTACCTGAAGATATGGCACTTTCTATTATGTCTATCTATGGATCGCTTGTATATATGTCAGGGATCATCGGAGGCTGGCTTGCAGATCGGCTTCTCGGAACTTCGAGGGCTGTTTTCTACGGCGGCGTTTTAATCATGTTCGGGCATATACTACTGGCTATTCCAGGCAATACCACATTATTTTTTGCTTCGATGGTTTTAATCGTACTCGGAACGGGTCTACTGAAACCCAATGTTTCAAGTATTGTCGGCGAAATTTATAGCGAACAGGATAACCGCCGTGACGCTGCCTTCAGCATTTTTTATATGGGCATCAACCTGGGAGGATTTCTCTCCCCACTAATTGTTGGCGCAGTAGGCATGAATAATTTCCATCTAGGTTTCTCGATTGCCGCAGTCGGAATGTTTATTGGACTAGTCGTTTATATTATGACTCGCACAAAAAATCTGGGTCTGGCCGGTACGATTGTACACAACCCTATTCCTGCAGATCAGAAGAAAAAAATCTTTACTTGGATTGGTGTAGGATTAGTTGTACTTGCAATTTTGATTACGATCGGCATTCTTACCGGAGTGCTTACCTTTGAAACATTAATAAAAATAGTAGGGGTATTAGGCTTACTTATTCCTACGATGTATTTCATTATGATGTACCGCAGTCCCAAAACAACAGCCGTTGAACGGTCAAGAATTCTCGCATACATTCCTTTATTTATCGCATCGATTATGTTCTGGGCGATTCAAGAGCAGACTTCCACAGTTCTAGCTAGTTTTGCCGATAAACGGACCCAATTGGATTTTGCAGGCTTACACATTTCTCCTGCTTGGTTCCAATCGCTTAACCCGCTGTTTATTATCACTCTTGCACCTATATTTGCCTGGTTGTGGTTAAAGCTCGGTAACCGTCAACCCTCGATTCCGCAAAAGTTTTCGCTTGGTTTATTGTTTGCAGGTTTATCCTTCCTGGTGATTCTAGTACCTGCTTATTTCGGTGGAGCTAATTCACTTGTGAATCCATTATGGCTGGTACTCAGCTATTTTATCATCGTAATCGGGGAGTTATGCTTGTCCCCTGTGGGTTTATCAGCAACGACCAAACTGGCACCGGCGGCTTTTACCGCTCAAATGATGAGTATGTGGTTCTTATCGAATGCCGCTGCCCAAGCAATTAATGCTCAGATTGTGAAGTTCTATACCCCGGATACCGAAATGATGTATTTTGGAGTAATTGGCGGAGTGGCCCTTCTCCTTGCGCTTGTCCTCTTCCTATTCTCTTCCAAAATTCAGAATTTCATGAAAGGGATACATTAA
- a CDS encoding SDR family NAD(P)-dependent oxidoreductase has product MNRLTNKVAIITGAGSGMGREEALLLSKEGATVVATDINEAAVQAVVKEIEANGGQAAAYAHNVASEEDWIKVVEDVISKFGKIDILVNNAGISFPVQLLESTVDQWNKVMNINVSSVFLGMKHVVPQMKNNKGGSIVNISSIAGLTGSSGAGAYTASKGAVRMLSKAAAVDFGKDNIRVNSVHPGFIETPMSAEFVNNEKMHSFFMSQTALPRVGRASEVAEAVLFLASDEASYITGVELPVDGGVVAK; this is encoded by the coding sequence ATGAATCGTCTAACTAATAAAGTAGCAATTATTACAGGTGCAGGCAGTGGCATGGGCCGTGAAGAAGCCCTTTTATTGTCCAAAGAGGGCGCTACAGTTGTGGCAACTGATATTAACGAGGCTGCCGTACAAGCAGTTGTGAAGGAAATTGAAGCAAATGGTGGACAAGCAGCAGCTTATGCACATAATGTGGCTTCCGAAGAAGACTGGATCAAGGTTGTAGAAGATGTGATTAGCAAGTTCGGGAAAATCGACATTTTGGTAAACAATGCAGGGATCTCATTCCCGGTTCAATTGCTCGAATCCACTGTTGATCAATGGAACAAAGTAATGAACATCAACGTGAGCAGCGTATTCCTTGGCATGAAGCATGTTGTTCCTCAAATGAAGAATAATAAAGGTGGTTCTATCGTTAATATTTCATCCATCGCAGGTTTGACTGGCAGCAGCGGTGCTGGTGCTTATACAGCTTCTAAAGGTGCAGTTCGTATGCTAAGTAAAGCAGCAGCTGTAGACTTTGGTAAAGATAACATTCGTGTGAACTCTGTTCACCCAGGATTTATCGAAACCCCAATGAGTGCTGAATTTGTAAATAACGAAAAAATGCATAGCTTCTTTATGTCTCAGACTGCGCTGCCACGTGTTGGTCGTGCTTCTGAAGTAGCTGAAGCTGTATTGTTCTTGGCTTCTGATGAAGCTTCTTACATTACAGGTGTTGAGCTGCCGGTTGATGGCGGAGTCGTAGCTAAATAA
- a CDS encoding TetR/AcrR family transcriptional regulator — protein sequence MNPKTRYEKERSDGKQQRLITILESAERVLSQKGIEKSTMQDVASEANIGIATLFRYFPRKEKLIVAVATRMLEPMLDHFKYVADLPLTCLEQIEKLFDFFIQDQNHLNIIFMVNFESYASHSSEPVEDVLSFNALNRKIWHEYSRIIQNGVEDGSIRAGLPVKETLITLMNSFALFSRKLTMKKNILLLESDLDSDDQLELLKQIFLDHLKA from the coding sequence ATGAATCCTAAAACACGATACGAAAAAGAAAGATCCGATGGTAAGCAGCAACGATTAATTACGATCCTCGAATCCGCAGAACGAGTATTATCACAAAAAGGAATCGAAAAGTCGACGATGCAAGATGTCGCAAGCGAAGCCAACATCGGGATTGCGACGTTATTTCGCTATTTTCCCAGAAAAGAAAAGCTCATAGTGGCTGTAGCCACCCGAATGCTGGAGCCTATGCTCGATCATTTTAAATACGTAGCGGACTTGCCCCTTACTTGTCTTGAACAAATCGAGAAATTATTTGATTTCTTTATTCAGGATCAGAATCATCTAAATATTATTTTTATGGTCAATTTCGAAAGCTACGCCTCACACTCAAGTGAGCCTGTTGAGGATGTTCTGAGTTTCAATGCACTCAACCGCAAAATTTGGCATGAATATTCCAGAATCATTCAAAATGGGGTAGAAGACGGTTCTATTCGTGCGGGTCTCCCCGTAAAAGAGACCTTAATTACGCTCATGAATAGCTTTGCCCTCTTTTCCAGAAAACTAACGATGAAAAAAAATATTCTCCTGCTGGAATCGGATCTAGACTCCGACGATCAGCTTGAGCTGCTCAAACAAATTTTTCTGGATCATTTAAAAGCCTAA
- a CDS encoding nitric oxide synthase oxygenase, producing the protein MDGKHIEELTRQAEVFIRQCYAELDKSEAETDHRILAVHEEINQSGSYTHTKEELAHGARMAWRHNSSCIGRLFWQSIELIDERQAETEEQVAEALLRHLEKANNGGRIRSLITVFRSGEDPNRQIRIWNHQLIRYAGYPGDEEHERAGDPASDEFTKICQQLGWQGTGGDYDVLPLVISIGNGHPYVFPIPDHFIQEVPLTHPEIERFAELQLRWYSVPIIADMQLEIGGILYTAAPFNGWYMETEIGSRNLGDTGRYNTLPAIADVMGLDRSSNTTLWKDRALLELNRAVLHSFKQAGVSIVDHHTAADQFVRFQQQENEQGRKVSGRWSWLIPPMSPSSTPIWHDRTLKEYDFSPRFLYQQSPVATCPFH; encoded by the coding sequence ATGGATGGCAAGCACATCGAAGAATTAACCCGGCAGGCGGAAGTTTTCATTCGACAATGTTACGCTGAACTAGACAAGTCTGAAGCCGAGACGGATCATCGCATCCTAGCCGTACATGAGGAAATTAACCAATCAGGCAGTTACACACATACAAAGGAAGAATTAGCGCATGGTGCAAGAATGGCCTGGCGCCACAATAGCAGCTGCATTGGGCGTCTTTTTTGGCAATCCATTGAGTTAATCGATGAACGCCAAGCAGAGACTGAGGAACAAGTTGCTGAAGCGTTGCTGCGACATCTGGAAAAGGCGAACAACGGAGGACGTATTCGTTCACTCATCACGGTCTTCCGCAGCGGGGAAGATCCGAATCGGCAGATTCGGATCTGGAACCACCAATTGATTCGTTATGCCGGGTACCCTGGCGATGAAGAACACGAACGCGCTGGCGATCCGGCATCGGATGAATTCACAAAAATATGCCAGCAACTAGGTTGGCAAGGAACGGGTGGCGATTATGATGTGTTGCCGTTAGTGATCAGTATTGGCAACGGGCATCCCTACGTTTTCCCCATTCCTGATCACTTCATTCAGGAGGTACCGTTAACACATCCTGAAATTGAACGTTTTGCTGAGCTTCAGCTTCGTTGGTATTCTGTACCCATTATCGCGGACATGCAGTTGGAAATTGGCGGTATTCTGTACACGGCTGCTCCTTTTAACGGTTGGTACATGGAGACTGAAATCGGCTCGCGTAACTTGGGGGATACCGGACGATACAACACTTTGCCAGCTATAGCTGATGTGATGGGACTGGATCGCTCCAGCAATACAACGCTTTGGAAGGATCGGGCGCTTCTTGAGCTGAATCGCGCAGTGCTGCATTCCTTCAAGCAAGCAGGTGTCAGCATCGTGGATCACCATACAGCAGCTGATCAATTTGTTCGATTCCAGCAACAGGAGAACGAGCAGGGGCGCAAAGTCTCAGGGCGCTGGTCCTGGCTGATTCCGCCTATGTCACCCTCGTCTACACCGATTTGGCATGATCGTACGTTAAAAGAATATGATTTCAGCCCTCGTTTTCTTTATCAACAATCACCCGTGGCAACCTGCCCATTTCACTAG
- a CDS encoding methyl-accepting chemotaxis protein has protein sequence MSIIDALVLAAPYFKKIHSQDIMIGITDREIFHYYAPSKVIDLGLVKGNPIPPEDLSLSNGLKGIASSNRIPAEIYGAPVISTCVPIYGTDDDVIGVFAIAYTLENENKLEGFTDEINEISSHLMEMVQSVAAQSQELSATSQQILDNTRRAVTESQEVNKVAGFIREISEQTNLLGLNAAIEAARVGEQGAGFGVVATEVRKLSVNTKEATHNIEKSLSDVQKSIKQMEQEIEAISASSHSQAELVTEFSGVIERLNKASNEMTSFMQSIIQ, from the coding sequence ATGAGTATTATCGATGCCTTAGTCCTCGCAGCACCTTATTTCAAAAAGATTCATTCGCAGGATATTATGATTGGAATCACGGACAGGGAGATCTTCCATTATTACGCACCAAGTAAAGTTATTGATCTCGGATTGGTTAAGGGTAACCCTATCCCTCCTGAAGATCTGTCGCTTTCAAATGGACTGAAAGGTATAGCAAGCTCTAACCGAATCCCAGCAGAAATTTATGGAGCTCCTGTAATCTCAACATGTGTACCTATCTACGGAACGGATGATGATGTAATCGGGGTTTTTGCCATTGCCTATACACTAGAGAACGAGAATAAGCTTGAAGGATTCACAGATGAGATTAATGAGATAAGCAGTCATCTAATGGAGATGGTGCAGAGCGTAGCTGCCCAATCTCAGGAATTATCAGCTACTTCCCAGCAAATATTGGATAACACGCGTAGAGCCGTAACGGAATCACAAGAAGTGAATAAGGTTGCCGGCTTCATTCGTGAGATTTCTGAGCAGACGAACCTGCTTGGGCTGAATGCGGCAATCGAAGCCGCGCGTGTAGGAGAGCAAGGGGCAGGTTTTGGGGTGGTTGCTACGGAAGTACGCAAACTATCCGTTAACACTAAAGAAGCAACCCATAATATTGAAAAATCACTGAGTGATGTTCAAAAGTCCATTAAGCAAATGGAGCAAGAAATTGAAGCGATCTCTGCTTCTTCACACTCACAAGCAGAATTGGTCACTGAATTCAGCGGTGTCATTGAGCGCCTGAATAAAGCGAGTAATGAAATGACGTCCTTTATGCAATCCATTATCCAGTAG
- a CDS encoding metallophosphoesterase, giving the protein MNTISRRQFLKKSAQLTLGLLGTAGASGIYSHWIEPYWLEIKYVDITLPRLPPAFDRFRIVHFSDLHQGVYSKPQALTELAQQIQHVNPDLICFTGDLLDHSADYISEAVALCSQLRAPFGQYAVLGNHDAFGTRKVVTKGLTQSGFHVLHNEHIVLTQGTDKLYIAGIDDPWVGKADIAQALLHIPEEVCTILLAHEPDFADDFCKLPIDLQLSGHSHGGQVRLPFVGALYTPPHGSKYSSGLYQLPNSQLQVYTTRGIGVTRMPVRFNCRPELTVITLHS; this is encoded by the coding sequence ATGAATACTATTAGCAGACGACAATTTCTAAAGAAAAGCGCTCAATTGACTCTAGGGCTTCTTGGGACAGCTGGTGCATCCGGCATCTATTCACATTGGATCGAACCCTACTGGCTGGAAATCAAATATGTAGATATTACACTTCCTAGACTTCCTCCAGCCTTCGATAGATTTCGTATCGTTCATTTTAGTGATTTACATCAGGGGGTATATTCCAAGCCGCAAGCTTTAACGGAGTTAGCGCAGCAAATTCAACATGTAAATCCAGATCTGATCTGTTTCACCGGCGATTTATTAGATCATTCAGCCGATTATATTTCAGAAGCCGTAGCCTTGTGCTCTCAATTGCGGGCCCCCTTTGGACAATATGCAGTATTAGGAAATCATGATGCTTTTGGGACCAGAAAGGTTGTAACGAAAGGGCTAACACAATCGGGCTTCCACGTGCTCCATAATGAACATATCGTCTTAACCCAAGGTACGGACAAGCTCTATATTGCCGGAATAGATGATCCTTGGGTCGGAAAAGCAGACATTGCCCAAGCGCTGCTTCATATCCCGGAAGAGGTTTGCACAATTCTCCTTGCCCATGAACCTGATTTCGCCGATGACTTTTGCAAGCTGCCTATAGATCTGCAATTGTCTGGCCATAGCCACGGAGGACAAGTGCGACTCCCATTTGTAGGAGCTTTATATACCCCGCCTCACGGAAGTAAATATTCAAGCGGATTATATCAACTGCCCAACAGCCAACTTCAGGTCTATACCACTCGCGGGATAGGAGTAACTCGTATGCCTGTTCGTTTTAATTGTCGCCCCGAGCTCACCGTAATTACTTTACATTCTTAA
- a CDS encoding PdaC/SigV domain-containing protein, whose product MNKSMKWTSAILAAGVLLVGSGLVGGTSVQAATTGGNTVKQAAQQPSVVLKYKGQTLSQQAKIVNGNTMIPLTVLRDAFGLSINYNASTKTYSVGSDSMKLDMEVSDYGVSTTLNGYYIYSMTGSHDVKVINDRIYVPFKLLSDYLGVQGVYNPSLKSLDLSKKVMNDIKITSETLDKSNKNASIKVQYPKISGLTDEVQTKINAIFKKQAEQFVAESEEQASHRDGTIENKYDFSQTFVVSFNREGVLSLVTDQYGYTGGAHGGALREGFTFSLKDGKPIELKDLLKAEPNYKQKLDKMLKESTKELAFPDTPGGLTEKPNFYVSESGLAIFYQQYEIAPYAAGIPTYTFNFSSILPKGTNPFAAFK is encoded by the coding sequence ATGAATAAAAGTATGAAATGGACCTCAGCCATCTTGGCTGCTGGAGTATTGCTTGTAGGGTCGGGACTAGTAGGAGGAACTTCAGTTCAAGCCGCAACTACCGGAGGAAATACGGTAAAACAAGCCGCACAGCAACCCTCTGTAGTGCTTAAATATAAAGGCCAGACCTTATCGCAGCAAGCGAAAATAGTAAACGGCAATACCATGATCCCTTTAACTGTACTACGGGATGCTTTTGGCCTTTCCATTAACTATAATGCAAGCACTAAAACTTATAGTGTGGGCAGCGATTCTATGAAGCTGGACATGGAGGTCTCAGATTACGGTGTTAGTACAACCCTGAATGGCTATTACATTTATAGCATGACCGGCAGTCATGATGTGAAGGTCATCAACGACCGGATTTATGTTCCATTCAAACTCTTGTCTGACTATTTAGGAGTGCAAGGCGTTTATAATCCTTCATTGAAATCACTTGATCTAAGTAAAAAAGTAATGAATGACATCAAAATTACCTCTGAAACCTTAGATAAGAGTAATAAAAATGCTAGTATCAAAGTGCAATATCCAAAAATCAGCGGCTTAACAGATGAAGTACAAACTAAGATTAATGCAATCTTCAAAAAGCAAGCTGAACAATTCGTCGCAGAGAGCGAAGAACAGGCTAGTCATAGAGATGGCACTATAGAGAATAAATATGACTTCTCTCAAACTTTTGTTGTCTCCTTTAACCGTGAAGGTGTACTAAGCTTAGTGACGGATCAGTATGGTTATACAGGTGGAGCTCATGGTGGAGCCCTTCGTGAAGGATTTACCTTCTCGCTGAAAGACGGCAAACCAATAGAACTTAAGGACCTGCTGAAGGCAGAGCCAAACTACAAACAAAAATTAGATAAAATGTTGAAGGAAAGCACCAAGGAGCTAGCTTTTCCAGATACACCTGGCGGACTAACAGAAAAACCAAACTTCTACGTTTCCGAGAGTGGCCTTGCAATCTTCTACCAACAGTATGAAATTGCCCCTTATGCGGCTGGAATTCCTACGTACACCTTTAATTTCAGTTCAATATTACCAAAGGGAACTAACCCATTCGCTGCCTTCAAATAA
- the hmpA gene encoding NO-inducible flavohemoprotein, with the protein MLDQQTIEIIKSTVPVLQVHGKTITTTFYRMLFENHPELLNIFNHANQREGKQQTALANAVLAAAMNIDQLGNILPVVKQIAEKHRALGVLPEHYPIVGETLLAAIGQVLGDAATPEIIDAWAKAYGVIADAFIGVEAEKYREAAEIPGGWSGFRNFVVTKKVKESELITSFYLSPEDGGAIASYLPGQYITVRVQPEDEEYTHVRHYSLSSAPGQSYYRITVKREGEGPDKPAGVVSTFLHDVVQVGSILEVSSPAGDFVLNKDSDRPVVLISGGVGLTPMVSMLETLIATQPEREVTYIHAAINGSLHAMKEMVADLEQSHPTLRSYVCYETPSEGDTFHKTGYIDLAWLQEVTDVNSEFYFCGPTPFMKAIYKALKEWKVAEDRIHYEFFGPAGSLEA; encoded by the coding sequence ATGTTAGATCAACAAACAATTGAAATCATAAAATCAACGGTGCCTGTCTTGCAGGTTCATGGGAAGACCATCACAACTACTTTCTATCGCATGTTATTTGAAAATCATCCGGAGTTACTAAATATATTTAATCACGCCAACCAACGGGAAGGTAAACAGCAGACTGCACTTGCTAACGCCGTACTCGCGGCGGCAATGAATATTGATCAGCTAGGAAATATCTTGCCTGTGGTAAAACAGATTGCGGAGAAACATCGGGCATTGGGAGTATTACCTGAACATTATCCCATCGTAGGTGAGACTTTGTTAGCTGCCATTGGGCAAGTACTTGGCGATGCGGCGACGCCAGAAATTATTGATGCTTGGGCAAAGGCGTATGGCGTGATCGCAGATGCCTTTATTGGTGTCGAAGCAGAGAAGTATCGTGAGGCTGCCGAAATTCCCGGGGGTTGGAGTGGATTTAGAAACTTTGTGGTTACTAAGAAGGTTAAAGAAAGTGAACTTATTACTTCCTTCTACCTTTCTCCTGAGGACGGAGGGGCTATAGCTTCTTACTTGCCGGGTCAATACATCACGGTTCGTGTTCAGCCTGAGGACGAGGAATACACCCATGTTCGCCACTATAGTTTGTCCAGTGCGCCGGGACAGTCGTATTACCGCATCACAGTTAAACGGGAAGGTGAGGGGCCCGATAAACCGGCTGGTGTCGTATCTACTTTCCTTCATGATGTTGTTCAAGTGGGATCTATATTGGAAGTGAGCTCGCCAGCGGGTGATTTCGTACTAAATAAAGATAGTGATCGTCCAGTGGTTCTTATTAGCGGTGGGGTTGGACTAACCCCTATGGTAAGTATGCTGGAGACGTTAATTGCTACGCAGCCAGAACGAGAGGTAACGTACATTCATGCAGCCATCAATGGAAGCTTGCATGCTATGAAAGAAATGGTGGCGGATTTAGAGCAGTCCCATCCTACCCTACGATCCTATGTATGTTATGAAACCCCAAGTGAAGGAGATACGTTCCATAAAACAGGTTATATTGATCTAGCTTGGTTGCAAGAAGTAACAGACGTAAACTCTGAATTCTATTTCTGCGGACCGACTCCTTTTATGAAGGCGATATATAAGGCTCTTAAGGAATGGAAGGTGGCTGAAGACAGAATTCATTATGAATTCTTCGGCCCGGCTGGAAGTTTGGAAGCATAA
- a CDS encoding YitT family protein: protein MKKRISDIVSIIVGALLFSLAVNLFVIPNEFGEGGVTGLTMITYYLYQWSPGIVSLILNALLLIVGYKFLDKTTTVYTIIAVFFNSLFLILTKNWNIGSDELIINAIFGGIFSGVGIGLIIRVGGTTAGSTIIARILHKYLDWNVSYALLLVDLIVVFASYFIIGVQSLMFTIVMLYVATKIMDFIIEGVNPKKAVTIVSQEQDKIAEQVNGIMDRGVTVIYGRGYYTKTPKELLYIVISKQEVTMLKKIVKSIDKEAFITIHDVRDVFGEGFVELSK from the coding sequence ATGAAAAAGCGTATTTCGGATATTGTTTCCATCATTGTAGGAGCTTTGTTATTCTCCTTGGCCGTTAATTTGTTTGTAATTCCAAACGAGTTCGGTGAAGGCGGGGTCACGGGACTGACTATGATTACTTACTATTTGTATCAGTGGTCACCCGGTATTGTTAGTTTGATTCTTAACGCTTTATTATTAATTGTGGGGTACAAATTTCTAGACAAAACTACGACGGTATACACGATTATTGCGGTGTTTTTCAATTCGTTATTCCTGATTCTTACGAAAAATTGGAATATTGGCAGTGATGAGTTGATAATTAATGCAATATTCGGGGGTATCTTCTCAGGTGTGGGTATCGGGCTGATTATACGAGTGGGTGGAACGACTGCAGGGTCAACCATCATCGCCAGAATCCTACATAAATATTTGGACTGGAACGTTAGTTACGCGCTACTGCTCGTCGATTTAATTGTGGTGTTCGCTTCGTATTTCATCATTGGAGTACAAAGTCTGATGTTTACGATCGTGATGCTCTATGTAGCCACTAAGATAATGGACTTCATTATTGAGGGAGTGAACCCTAAGAAGGCTGTTACGATTGTATCCCAAGAGCAGGACAAAATTGCTGAACAGGTTAATGGAATTATGGATAGAGGCGTCACAGTAATATATGGCCGTGGGTACTATACCAAGACACCTAAAGAGCTGCTGTATATTGTGATTAGCAAGCAGGAAGTGACTATGCTTAAGAAAATCGTCAAATCCATTGATAAAGAGGCATTTATTACCATACACGATGTAAGAGATGTATTCGGAGAAGGTTTTGTGGAGCTGTCAAAATAA
- a CDS encoding VanZ family protein yields the protein MTKEPKKKSAINLLLAAIFIVYMYFLIRIILFKGAPVNLLSLLDQAGRMFEHPDRIFNRRGNYIPFKEISRGMDNLSLSDPFSSINLVGNLLAFIPFGILVPMLLSQKVRLFQRVFFLSLALSFCFEFTQLVLYIGTFDVDDLILNTSGGVVGYCIYRLLTSFGWIASISKRC from the coding sequence ATGACTAAAGAGCCGAAAAAAAAGTCTGCTATAAACCTTTTGCTGGCAGCGATATTTATCGTCTATATGTATTTTTTAATCCGAATTATTTTATTTAAAGGTGCACCGGTTAACTTATTATCGCTTTTGGATCAAGCGGGACGTATGTTTGAACATCCAGACAGGATTTTTAATCGGCGTGGCAACTATATCCCTTTTAAGGAGATCTCACGGGGGATGGACAATCTGTCACTTTCAGATCCTTTTTCATCTATTAATTTAGTAGGGAATCTGTTGGCTTTTATTCCATTTGGGATCTTGGTGCCTATGCTGTTATCGCAAAAAGTAAGGCTGTTTCAAAGAGTCTTCTTTCTCTCACTGGCGCTGAGCTTCTGTTTTGAATTCACGCAATTAGTATTGTATATCGGTACCTTTGATGTGGATGATCTTATTTTGAACACTAGCGGTGGGGTGGTTGGTTACTGTATCTATAGACTGTTGACTTCTTTCGGATGGATTGCATCTATATCAAAGCGGTGTTAG
- a CDS encoding D-Ala-D-Ala carboxypeptidase VanY gives MKKWGFLALVVLLLGYAAARYLPNTGNLGYDDKIRKESITNNNSLEVVTQDQVYQGDLLLVNRQYPVHEDSVKPDIVTLYEQADLVQGYGLLDTSIRLSESVAHKFNKMVKAAEKEGVNHFLISSGYRDFEEQEKLYQEKGSDYALPAQYSEHNLGLSLDIGSSQAEMSKAPEGKWLQKNAWKYGFILRYPKDKTEITGIKYEPWHFRYVGLPHSAIIHEKGLVLEQYLDFLKENKEISTTVDGKAYTVSYFPVSKYTTIKIPQEGQYMTSGDNMDGIIVTTY, from the coding sequence ATGAAGAAGTGGGGCTTTTTGGCGTTGGTTGTGTTGTTGCTTGGGTATGCAGCGGCTCGTTATTTACCGAATACGGGCAATTTAGGATACGATGATAAGATTCGCAAAGAATCTATTACAAATAACAATAGTTTAGAGGTGGTAACACAAGATCAGGTGTATCAAGGGGATTTGTTGCTGGTGAATAGACAATACCCGGTACATGAGGATAGTGTGAAGCCTGATATCGTGACCTTATATGAGCAGGCGGATCTGGTGCAGGGTTATGGACTGCTGGATACCTCGATTCGTTTGTCTGAAAGTGTAGCGCATAAATTCAATAAGATGGTCAAAGCTGCCGAAAAAGAGGGTGTGAATCATTTTTTAATTAGCAGCGGGTACAGGGACTTTGAAGAGCAAGAGAAATTATATCAGGAAAAAGGCTCGGACTATGCTTTACCGGCGCAATACAGTGAACATAATTTAGGATTATCTCTGGATATCGGGTCGTCCCAAGCAGAAATGAGTAAAGCGCCTGAAGGAAAATGGCTGCAAAAAAATGCTTGGAAATACGGCTTTATTCTCCGCTATCCGAAAGACAAAACCGAGATTACGGGGATAAAATATGAACCCTGGCATTTCCGTTATGTAGGGTTGCCGCACAGCGCCATTATTCATGAGAAAGGGCTTGTGTTAGAGCAATATTTGGATTTCTTGAAGGAGAACAAAGAGATTTCGACAACAGTAGACGGTAAAGCTTATACAGTAAGTTATTTTCCGGTATCCAAATACACTACGATCAAAATTCCACAGGAAGGGCAATATATGACTTCAGGCGATAACATGGATGGCATAATTGTTACTACATATTAA